The Scomber japonicus isolate fScoJap1 chromosome 13, fScoJap1.pri, whole genome shotgun sequence genome includes a window with the following:
- the foxi3a gene encoding forkhead box protein I3a — protein MSFVPEQSLCPPQQELLSLGLDPSDFSLGPPPAFLPQLYGLQTPLLPAAPWFSFSSPDDMMRMVRPPYSYSALIAMAIQSAPQQRLTLSQIYGYVSQNFPFYSQNKAGWQNSIRHNLSLNDCFTKIPRDPQDPGKGNYWTLDPNCEKMFDNGNFRRKRKRKTDHVTAGKKSSISSSSSSPDSPSSSSSSADSPSTGDESEHVYTQRPVREASSFFLFSCPRAEGFLLSLQSSCRQFNKPSVRLSCTFIINTLKSPRKFLKDSLQVPSK, from the exons atgtccTTCGTCCCAGAGCAGAGTCTGTGCCCCCCCCAGCAGGAGCTCCTCTCTCTGGGTTTGGATCCTTCAGACTTCAGCCT CGGGCCCCCCCCAGCCTTCCTCCCTCAGCTCTACGGCCTGCAGACGCCCCTGCTCCCCGCGGCTCCCTggttctccttctcctccccggATGACATGATGCGGATGGTGCGCCCCCCCTACTCCTACTCCGCCCTCATCGCCATGGCGATCCAGAGCGCCCCCCAGCAGCGGCTGACCCTCAGTCAGATCTACGGCTACGTGTCACAGAACTTCCCCTTCTACAGCCAGAACAAGGCCGGCTGGCAgaactccatcagacacaaccTGTCACTCAATGACTGCTTCACCAAGATACCCAGAGACCCTCAGGACCCTG gtaaGGGGAATTACTGGACTTTGGATccaaactgtgagaaaatgttCGACAACGGAAACTTCCGCcgcaagaggaagaggaagacagatCATGTGACTGCTGGAAAGAAgtcttccatctcctcctcgtcttcctcacctgactctccctcctcctcttcatcatcagctgactctccctcc ACCGGAGACGAGTCTGAACATGTCTACACTCAGAGACCTGTTAGAGAAGCCtcgtctttcttcctcttttcgtgTCCTCGGGCTGAAGGATTCCTGCTCAGCCTTCAGTCCAGCTGCCGACAGTTCAACAAGCCGTCCGTCAGGCTCAGCTGCACATTTATTATCAACACATTAAAGTCTCCCAGAAAGTTCCTCAAGGATTCCCTGCAGGTCCCCAGTAAATAA